A region of Haloplanus sp. XH21 DNA encodes the following proteins:
- the aceA gene encoding isocitrate lyase: MRPDELDPDPMTRDVDNPAAREFRDRLNDQQFVFAPGLYHALDARLAEMTGHDAVYMSGYSTVLGQFGFPDLEMVTMTEMVENAKRIAEATTLPVVADCDTGYGGIHNVRRAVREYEKAGVAAIHIEDQTTPKRCGHIAGKQIVSREDAEARFRAAVDAKQCEDTVIIARTDAYGSANGDWDEHLERGRLYADAGVDLVWPEMPDPSREDAVEYAETIHETHPDLDLAFNYSSSFAWSEEDDPLTFAELGDLGYKYIFITLFGLHSGAHAVYEDFAALAEEDERAQFDLEDRYLGHPTESHHELSFVDRFQDIEAEFDPEARRRMQESDGFSEDERDPISTDEEGEAPTPNDD; the protein is encoded by the coding sequence ATGAGACCCGACGAACTCGACCCCGATCCGATGACGCGGGACGTCGACAACCCCGCGGCGCGCGAGTTCCGGGACCGACTGAACGACCAGCAGTTCGTGTTCGCGCCCGGCCTCTATCACGCCCTCGACGCTCGTCTCGCCGAGATGACGGGCCACGACGCCGTCTACATGAGCGGCTACTCGACCGTCCTCGGTCAGTTCGGCTTCCCCGACCTGGAGATGGTGACGATGACCGAGATGGTCGAGAACGCAAAGCGGATCGCCGAAGCGACGACCCTGCCCGTCGTCGCGGACTGTGACACCGGCTACGGCGGCATCCACAACGTCCGGCGCGCCGTCCGCGAGTACGAGAAGGCCGGCGTCGCGGCGATTCACATCGAGGACCAGACGACGCCAAAGCGGTGTGGCCACATCGCGGGCAAGCAGATCGTCTCCCGCGAGGACGCCGAGGCCCGCTTTCGCGCCGCCGTCGACGCCAAACAGTGCGAGGACACCGTCATCATCGCCCGCACCGACGCCTACGGGTCGGCCAACGGCGACTGGGACGAACACCTGGAGCGCGGGCGCCTCTACGCCGACGCCGGTGTCGACCTGGTCTGGCCGGAGATGCCCGACCCCTCGCGCGAGGACGCCGTCGAGTACGCCGAGACCATCCACGAGACCCACCCCGATCTGGATCTCGCGTTCAACTACTCCTCGTCGTTCGCGTGGTCGGAGGAGGACGACCCGCTGACGTTCGCGGAACTGGGTGACCTCGGCTACAAGTACATCTTCATCACCCTCTTCGGCCTCCATTCGGGCGCCCACGCCGTCTACGAGGACTTCGCGGCGCTCGCCGAGGAGGACGAACGCGCACAGTTCGACCTCGAAGACCGTTATCTCGGCCACCCGACGGAGAGTCACCACGAACTCTCCTTCGTCGACCGGTTCCAGGACATCGAGGCCGAATTCGACCCCGAGGCCCGTCGTCGGATGCAGGAGTCCGATGGCTTCAGCGAGGACGAACGCGATCCCATCTCGACCGACGAGGAGGGTGAGGCGCCGACGCCGAACGACGACTGA
- a CDS encoding ABC transporter ATP-binding protein has translation MVAAIEIDDLRKEYGDVTALDGVSLTVPEGSFFGLLGPNGAGKTTFINILVGLVRKSGGEARVFDHDVETDYREARDRIGLAPQEFNVDRFFPIREVLEHKAGYHGIPADEARERADEALKQVGIYEKRDTRFDWLSGGMKRRFLIARALVTDPDLLILDEPTAGVDVQLRHDLWDLITDLNEGGTTILLTTHYIEEAERLCDEVAILDQGRVATVSTPDELMDRGTDRITVTFREPLTSPPDIATNGKVDSVSVEDGRLVISASRGGLVAPDLVRELDGAGYEIVDLDVSRTSLEEVFVEMTRNGSSVADGGEA, from the coding sequence ATGGTAGCCGCGATAGAGATCGACGACCTCAGGAAGGAATACGGCGACGTGACCGCGCTGGACGGGGTGTCGCTGACGGTCCCCGAGGGGAGTTTCTTCGGTCTGCTCGGCCCCAACGGCGCGGGCAAGACGACGTTCATCAACATCCTCGTCGGCCTGGTCCGGAAGAGCGGCGGCGAGGCGCGCGTGTTCGACCACGATGTGGAGACCGACTACCGTGAGGCGCGCGACCGCATCGGCCTCGCGCCCCAGGAGTTCAACGTGGACCGGTTTTTCCCCATCCGCGAGGTGCTGGAACACAAGGCGGGCTATCACGGAATTCCCGCCGACGAGGCCCGCGAACGCGCCGACGAGGCGCTGAAACAGGTGGGTATCTACGAGAAACGCGACACCCGTTTCGACTGGCTCTCCGGCGGGATGAAGCGACGCTTCCTCATCGCGCGAGCGCTCGTCACCGATCCCGACCTGCTCATCCTCGACGAACCGACCGCCGGCGTCGACGTGCAACTCCGCCACGACCTCTGGGACCTCATCACCGATCTGAACGAGGGCGGGACGACCATCCTCCTCACCACCCACTACATCGAGGAGGCCGAACGCCTCTGTGACGAAGTGGCGATCCTCGACCAGGGGCGGGTCGCCACGGTGAGCACGCCCGACGAACTCATGGACCGCGGCACCGACCGCATCACGGTCACCTTCCGCGAACCGCTCACCTCGCCGCCCGACATCGCCACCAACGGGAAGGTCGATTCGGTCAGCGTCGAAGACGGCCGTCTCGTCATCTCGGCGTCCCGCGGCGGCCTCGTCGCGCCTGATCTGGTGCGCGAACTCGACGGCGCGGGCTACGAAATCGTCGACCTGGACGTGTCGCGCACGTCGCTCGAAGAGGTGTTCGTCGAGATGACGCGAAACGGGTCGTCCGTCGCCGACGGAGGCGAAGCATGA
- a CDS encoding ABC transporter permease codes for MSRSTVQLKTLVRREILRFVRRPYNTFLPPIITNTLYFAVFGVILGSRIGSIAGVSYIQFVLPGLVVLGAISDAFENASFSIFHGRWNNYIDAVIVTPMSNFNMVASYVIASATRGIVTASLIVGVGLIFTSVPLSHPLYLVAFLLVITTLFGGLGIIGGLWADDFDYLTVLNQFILRPLVFFGAVFYSLEILPPTWRTVSLLNPMVYMVNGVRYGMIGVTEIDPNRSLVVLSAAAAVVLLVDFLLFKRGYGLTE; via the coding sequence ATGAGTCGGAGCACCGTCCAGTTGAAGACGCTGGTCCGCCGGGAGATTCTGCGGTTCGTCAGGCGGCCGTACAACACGTTCCTACCGCCGATCATCACGAACACGCTCTACTTCGCCGTGTTCGGCGTGATCCTCGGAAGCCGGATCGGGTCGATCGCGGGCGTGAGTTACATCCAGTTCGTTCTCCCCGGACTGGTCGTCCTCGGGGCCATCTCCGACGCCTTCGAGAACGCCTCCTTCTCCATCTTCCACGGTCGCTGGAACAACTACATCGACGCCGTCATCGTCACGCCAATGTCGAATTTCAACATGGTCGCGTCCTACGTCATCGCGAGTGCGACGAGAGGCATCGTCACGGCGTCGCTCATCGTCGGTGTGGGTCTCATCTTCACCTCGGTGCCGCTCTCACACCCCCTGTATCTCGTCGCGTTCCTCCTCGTCATCACGACGCTATTCGGCGGTCTCGGCATCATCGGCGGCCTCTGGGCCGACGACTTCGACTACCTCACCGTGCTGAACCAGTTCATCCTCCGCCCGCTGGTCTTCTTCGGTGCGGTGTTCTACTCGCTCGAAATCCTGCCCCCGACGTGGCGAACCGTCTCGCTGTTGAACCCGATGGTCTACATGGTCAACGGCGTCCGATACGGGATGATCGGCGTGACCGAAATCGACCCGAACCGATCGCTGGTCGTGCTGTCCGCCGCCGCCGCGGTCGTCCTGCTGGTCGACTTTCTGCTGTTCAAGCGGGGGTACGGCCTGACGGAGTAA
- the trmY gene encoding tRNA (pseudouridine(54)-N(1))-methyltransferase TrmY gives MRQFVVIGHDVPTTPEFALDDLASGAGRLDVLCRCVTSAFFLSHDIRKDARVHLVLDDAFTVTFDGSDLRRLNPDERSTAALVRGALERRDDAIGHQPVESSPGVSIRRRGFEATLDALGDETTLVHLHEAGAPVVDREPPSDPVFVLSDHHDFTAQEADLLTERSDLRVRLGPRALHADHAITVAHNYLDTEGFQTY, from the coding sequence ATGCGCCAGTTCGTCGTCATCGGTCATGACGTGCCCACGACTCCCGAGTTCGCGCTCGACGACCTCGCCAGCGGCGCCGGCCGCCTCGACGTCCTCTGTCGGTGTGTCACGTCGGCCTTCTTCCTCTCGCACGACATCCGGAAGGACGCGCGCGTCCATCTCGTCCTCGACGACGCGTTCACTGTAACCTTCGACGGGAGCGACCTGCGACGACTCAATCCCGACGAGCGAAGCACGGCCGCGCTGGTTCGGGGCGCGCTGGAGCGCCGCGACGACGCCATCGGCCACCAGCCCGTCGAATCCAGCCCCGGGGTGTCGATCCGCCGCCGGGGCTTCGAGGCCACGCTGGACGCTCTCGGCGACGAGACGACGCTCGTTCACCTCCACGAGGCAGGGGCGCCTGTGGTCGACCGCGAGCCACCCAGTGATCCCGTGTTCGTCCTCTCCGATCACCACGACTTCACAGCGCAGGAAGCCGACCTGCTGACCGAGCGATCGGACCTCCGCGTGCGCCTCGGTCCGCGGGCGCTCCACGCCGACCACGCCATCACCGTCGCGCACAACTACCTCGACACCGAGGGGTTCCAGACGTACTGA